CCTCTGCCATCCTTTCAGGAACATAGGATAGATAGAAATCTCTCTCCACTTTTAAGCCACTAAACCTCTCAAGAAGGGGCAAAAGTATGTTCCTTGTTGTCCCAATGGGAACAGTGCTTCTTAGGATTACAAGGTCTCCTTTTTTTAAACCTTTCCCTATCATCTCTCCCCCCTTTCTTATGTATCTAAAATTTACCCTCTTATTCCTTGTGAGGGGGAGCGGTATTGTAATTATAATTACACTTGTGAACTTTAACACATGTTCATAGTCGGTGGTTGGGATGAATCTTCCCTTTTTTATCTCATCAATTACTATCTCATCTATACTTCTCCCCTCAAAATACTCGTAAAGACCAGTCTTTCCCTTCTTTATCCTTTCAATCCTTTGAGCATCTATATCCACACCGTAAACCACATCTTTATTCAAAGAAAGGGTAAGGGCTAAAGGAAGACCAACTGCACCAAGACCAAAAACAGATACTTTCATATAACTCCTCCCTCTTTAAGAGAATTTATAAACACATCCACTAAATTATCCATGGAATACCTTTTCACACAATCAATATCTGGTTTAAATTCTTCCCCTCTCTTCCATAATCCAAACAACTCTTTAATCTTTTTCTTTATTTCACTAACATTCTCAGGATCCACGTTATCCTTAAAACCACAGGTTTCAAGAATCTCTTTACACTCTCCATCTGGAATAAGGGCAAGTATTCTTCTACCAGCTCTCATATACTCAAATGTCTTCTGAGGTACAGTTTCAAAACCTTTCCTTGCAAGATAGAGGAAGAGAACAGATGAGCCAAGCATGTAAGAGATAGCCTCTTTGTGAGGTATAAATCCTGTAACAACTACATAATTCTTGAGTCCAAGGAAGGAAACTATTCTTTTAGTATTTTCTTCAAAGGGACCAAGAATATAAACTTTTATATCTCTCTTTATCTCCTCATCTTCATCTATAATTTCTCTTACAGCTTTTAAAAAATAAACAGGAGTCTGAATGGAGTAGAAACTCCCTGCATAAGATATGGTAAAACCTTTAAGTTTTTTATGGGGAACATTAAAGTCATTTTCATCATACCCACCATAAACTACCTTCACCCTCTCCTCTGAAAGAAAATTATAGGTCTTAAGAAGCCTCTCTTTAAATGATTTGGTAACTGTAAGTATTAAGTCTGCCTCTCTTATGCAATTCTCCTCCATTCTTCTATTCTTCTCCCTAACCTTTTCTGGATAGAGTACAAAGGGATTATCTGACCATAGATCCCTCAAATCCATAACCCATTTAACTCCCATTGTTTTAAGTTTCAATCCTATAAGATGCACAGAGTGGGGTGGACCTGTGGTTATTACTGCGTCTATTTCATTCTCTTTTATTATTCTTTTTCCCTCTCTTGTAGCATCTTTTACCCATGTAATCTTTTCGTCAGGGATAAAAAGAGAGAGTTTGAGTTTTGAAAGAAGTCCACCCTTTAAAACTTTAAACTCTTCAATAACATTTCTTATTCCCTCTTCCCTCTTTTTTCTTTTGATTAATTTAAGAAGGGCTTTTGGAAAAAGAAGCCTTGGGTCTTTATAATAGACCCTGAAAATTTTAACATCTTCGGATACCTTTAAAAACTCATCCTTATACCTTATAGAAGGGTAGTTGGCAGTTAGAAGATACTTCTCAAATCCCTTCAAATTGTTTAATATCTTCAGTATCCTCTGACTCCCACCACTTCCCATGGGAGGTGAGAAAAATGATACAAACAGAATCTTTTTCAACCAATCACCTCTTTGTATATCTTTAAAGTATCTTCACACATCCTCTCCACTGTAAACCTCTCCTTTACCTTCATCTTATTCCTTCTTCCAAACTCTTCTTTTAACCTCTTATCTTTAAACAAAAGGATTCTCTCTTTAAATTTTTCCACATCAAAATCCTCTATAATAAATCCATTCACCCCATCCTCCACCATCTCCCTTACGCCACCTGAATCACTAACTACAACAGGAAGAGATGACGCCATGGCTTCAAGAACTGAAACAGAGAAACCTTCTCTTATGGAGGTGGATACAAAAACATCAAAAACACCATAAAATCTCTTTGCGTCTTTTCTAAACCCAGTAATAACAACAGAATCTTTTAATCCATACTCTTCTATTCTTTTCTCAACAAGAGTACGCATACTTCCATCTCCCACAATCATAAGTTTCGCTCTCTTCTCTTTAAGGTGAACTGCCTTAAATACATCAATTAAAAATAGTGGATTTTTAACCCTTTCCATTCGCATTATGCTTCCAATGACAAAGTCGTTCTTACCAAAAAACTCCTCTTTTGAAAAAAAACCATCTGGTATCTCAACACCCAAAGGTACAACTCTAACATCAAGTGCTGGATTTCTTCTTAACACATCCCTCATCAAAGCCCTTGATGGAACTATAACCACCTTCGGAATACCTATTGTGGTATTATCAATCTTTTCAAAGATAAATCCCTTTATCTTTGAAGAATAGTCCTCCCTTATAAAACTTGTGATACTTGTGATGACAGGAATATTCAGTTTCCTTGCTATCCTTCTACCATAGAAATTTCCCCTCACTCCATATGTATGAATTAGGGATAAATTCTCCTCTGAAACCCTTTTAAGCACATCTTTAAATACCTTGGAAGAGAAGGGAAGTTTTGATTCAAAGAAATGATTTTTGAATCCACTTTCCTCAATTTCATAAAACAGGGGACCTTTAAAAAAGGTAAAAAAAATGGTCTCCACCTTTCCTTTTAAGCCTCTTGCAAGACTCATAACCTGATATCTTGATCCCCCTTTCTCCCCTCCACTTATAAAAACGCCCACTTTAATCATTTATCCTCCTTATGGAAAAGAGGATTCCAGCCAATGTCCACATAGTAACAGATAGAGGCACAACCTCCCATAGATTCTCTGTAATATTGTTGATAAGGAATGCAACAATACCGAATGTTATACCGAGGGCTACAGATTTTAAAAATCCATCATTCCTGTTTACAACTGTTGCAATCCCCCTCTTGATCATAGTAAAAATCACGTACAGAAAGGAGATAAAACCAAAGATTCCTGTCTCAACAAGGGTTTTAAGATAATAGTTATCCACATATACACCCTCAAAAAATCCAATTCTACTTGCCACCGCTCCACCAAAACCACCTGGCCCAACGCCAAAAATTGGATTTCTTTTAAAAATATCTATGGCAAGACTCCATCTATATATCCTTCCATAAGTCCTTGCCTTCTCTATATAGACAGGAGATAAAAGATTCATAAATCTTGTCCTTACCTGTGGAATAAAGTAGGATAAAACAATGATAATTACAAGCAAAAGGAAAATCCTTTTATCCTTGTATGTCAGGGCAAAGAAAAAGAAGGCTAAGAATATGGATAACCATGCACCTCTCGTAAGGGTAAATAATAGGCCAGAAAGAGAGATGAGGGTAACAAAGAGATAGATATATTTCCTGATACCCTTCTCATTTAAAAAGAGGATAAATACAAGTGGCAAAATGAGGATTAAATAACCTGCAAGGGCGTTTGGACTTGTAAAGATGGAGAATGCTCTCGTAGATATTCCTGTTTCTAAATCCTTATCTACCCATGAGGGAGGAATGGGAACCTTCACAATGAACTGGTATATTGCATAGATGGATACAAGAGTGACAGAAACTAAAGAGATATCGATAATCTTTCTTATATCCTCTTTATTGGAGATAAAATTTACAACCACTATAAAGAAAAGAAACATCTCAAGATAGCTTCTTATCCCATCAATTCCAGCATTTAAAGGGATGTTGGATTTTAAAAGAGAAACACTCAGGAAAAAAAGAAAGAGAAGGACGGGATTTATAATCTCTGTAAAAACTATTCTCTTTCTCTTTATCCTTACAAGAAGTATGAGAAAGAGAAGGATTAAGAATCCCTCATCCCATATGGATGAAATGGATGTAAAACTTCTCCTTACAAAGAAGTCTATTACGGGATAAAGTGGGATAAGATAGAAAAGGAGTTTCTCTGGGAAGTAATAAAAGATAAGGGGGAGTGAGAAAATTAAGGAAAGGATTGGAGAAATAAAAAAACTTATTCCAGAGAGAAGAGAGAAGATGAAAGTTCCTTCCTTCTTCATGATAAAACCCCTGAAATTATTTTAAATATGAAGCTTTCTTTAACCAGATCCTCTTCAAAGAGAAGGGTGTAGAGTATGAAGTAGATAACCACCCAGAAAACCACCCTAACTGAAACATCCCTGATAAAAAATGATAGAGGTAAAAGAACAACAAAAATAGAAAGAATAAGATTGAATGTACTCCCTCTGTAATTTAAAAAACCTGTTTTTAAGTTAAAACTTACATCCACTCCATAGCTTTTAAAGAGAGAGAAGATGAAACTTTCCTCAAAGGTAT
This window of the Caldisericia bacterium genome carries:
- a CDS encoding O-antigen ligase family protein is translated as MKKEGTFIFSLLSGISFFISPILSLIFSLPLIFYYFPEKLLFYLIPLYPVIDFFVRRSFTSISSIWDEGFLILLFLILLVRIKRKRIVFTEIINPVLLFLFFLSVSLLKSNIPLNAGIDGIRSYLEMFLFFIVVVNFISNKEDIRKIIDISLVSVTLVSIYAIYQFIVKVPIPPSWVDKDLETGISTRAFSIFTSPNALAGYLILILPLVFILFLNEKGIRKYIYLFVTLISLSGLLFTLTRGAWLSIFLAFFFFALTYKDKRIFLLLVIIIVLSYFIPQVRTRFMNLLSPVYIEKARTYGRIYRWSLAIDIFKRNPIFGVGPGGFGGAVASRIGFFEGVYVDNYYLKTLVETGIFGFISFLYVIFTMIKRGIATVVNRNDGFLKSVALGITFGIVAFLINNITENLWEVVPLSVTMWTLAGILFSIRRIND
- a CDS encoding glycosyltransferase, which encodes MKKILFVSFFSPPMGSGGSQRILKILNNLKGFEKYLLTANYPSIRYKDEFLKVSEDVKIFRVYYKDPRLLFPKALLKLIKRKKREEGIRNVIEEFKVLKGGLLSKLKLSLFIPDEKITWVKDATREGKRIIKENEIDAVITTGPPHSVHLIGLKLKTMGVKWVMDLRDLWSDNPFVLYPEKVREKNRRMEENCIREADLILTVTKSFKERLLKTYNFLSEERVKVVYGGYDENDFNVPHKKLKGFTISYAGSFYSIQTPVYFLKAVREIIDEDEEIKRDIKVYILGPFEENTKRIVSFLGLKNYVVVTGFIPHKEAISYMLGSSVLFLYLARKGFETVPQKTFEYMRAGRRILALIPDGECKEILETCGFKDNVDPENVSEIKKKIKELFGLWKRGEEFKPDIDCVKRYSMDNLVDVFINSLKEGGVI
- a CDS encoding glycosyltransferase family 4 protein; the encoded protein is MIKVGVFISGGEKGGSRYQVMSLARGLKGKVETIFFTFFKGPLFYEIEESGFKNHFFESKLPFSSKVFKDVLKRVSEENLSLIHTYGVRGNFYGRRIARKLNIPVITSITSFIREDYSSKIKGFIFEKIDNTTIGIPKVVIVPSRALMRDVLRRNPALDVRVVPLGVEIPDGFFSKEEFFGKNDFVIGSIMRMERVKNPLFLIDVFKAVHLKEKRAKLMIVGDGSMRTLVEKRIEEYGLKDSVVITGFRKDAKRFYGVFDVFVSTSIREGFSVSVLEAMASSLPVVVSDSGGVREMVEDGVNGFIIEDFDVEKFKERILLFKDKRLKEEFGRRNKMKVKERFTVERMCEDTLKIYKEVIG